A genomic stretch from Leptospira licerasiae serovar Varillal str. VAR 010 includes:
- a CDS encoding methyl-accepting chemotaxis protein gives METSHLKTESTILQIWKNGAIVINRIRLGLVLLFIVSLAGAYKSFQPLQFMVHAGGTAFMGLYCIFNFVANRKRNMSIGFHKLLVLFDVNVLSATLILDTFVSPDVAAGTLKNVVLFFIYFYIMIYSCLLGERIFVLIVGAFSTAGAIVALVCALKNGAGFVMDVEEAKLPYNLSASTEIIKLAFIFVASVILAQLMRLFLRLTVEGNRLYTDSKGLLEKLSENQTIIKDSAISLEDSIVKFAQFINRTGEKMESQAAALEEVNAVLEELSAASTNTSRSIESQNASLSELAEDSKKLGEIVSNITGYSEALSTFANDNKADMENVTIAAEKTKSYLADISSSFDKVDQINQIMGEIADKTNLLALNASIEAARAGEAGRGFAVVANEVSKLADFTSENAKSISAIVRQSQSFIQEAKSASAETGDLTEKQKFKILETSDRIVQMNKLYLEQRIIIRKFLNELESIKSVSNEIHESEKEQSLGQKEMIRTMSQLEKDINEINEDSANLNSEIDRIKTKASELKVLSNNS, from the coding sequence ATGGAAACTTCCCATCTAAAAACAGAATCCACGATACTACAAATCTGGAAGAACGGGGCTATAGTAATTAACAGGATCCGATTAGGCTTGGTCTTACTATTTATCGTTTCCTTAGCAGGCGCTTACAAAAGTTTTCAACCGTTACAATTTATGGTCCATGCAGGCGGCACCGCTTTCATGGGACTCTATTGTATTTTCAATTTTGTAGCGAATCGTAAAAGGAATATGTCCATCGGATTCCATAAACTTTTAGTATTATTCGATGTTAACGTCCTAAGTGCAACCTTGATCTTGGATACTTTCGTTTCTCCCGACGTAGCTGCGGGAACGCTGAAGAACGTTGTGCTATTCTTTATCTATTTTTATATAATGATCTACTCCTGTCTTCTGGGAGAAAGGATCTTCGTTTTGATCGTAGGTGCTTTCTCAACTGCAGGCGCGATAGTTGCCTTAGTATGTGCCCTTAAGAACGGAGCCGGGTTCGTAATGGATGTGGAAGAAGCAAAACTTCCTTATAATTTAAGCGCTTCTACCGAGATCATCAAACTTGCATTCATATTTGTCGCGAGTGTGATACTTGCTCAATTGATGAGATTATTTTTAAGATTAACGGTGGAAGGAAACCGTCTCTACACCGATTCCAAAGGCCTACTCGAAAAACTAAGCGAGAACCAAACAATCATTAAGGATTCCGCGATTAGTTTAGAAGACTCCATCGTTAAGTTTGCACAATTCATAAATCGTACCGGAGAAAAGATGGAATCCCAGGCTGCCGCCTTGGAAGAAGTTAACGCGGTATTGGAAGAACTTTCTGCCGCTTCCACAAACACTTCTAGATCTATCGAATCCCAAAATGCAAGTTTGAGCGAACTTGCGGAGGATTCTAAAAAGCTGGGAGAAATAGTTTCAAATATAACTGGATACAGCGAAGCACTTTCTACATTCGCAAATGATAATAAAGCAGACATGGAGAATGTAACCATTGCAGCGGAAAAGACAAAATCCTATCTAGCGGATATCTCGAGCTCCTTTGACAAAGTGGATCAGATCAATCAGATCATGGGAGAAATTGCGGATAAAACAAACCTTCTCGCACTAAACGCATCTATAGAAGCCGCAAGAGCGGGAGAAGCAGGAAGAGGATTTGCGGTAGTAGCGAACGAGGTCAGTAAACTTGCAGACTTCACTTCCGAAAATGCGAAGTCCATCTCGGCAATCGTAAGGCAGTCCCAGAGTTTTATCCAAGAAGCAAAAAGCGCTTCTGCGGAAACTGGAGACCTGACTGAAAAACAAAAATTTAAGATACTGGAAACTTCGGATCGTATCGTCCAGATGAACAAACTTTATTTGGAACAAAGGATTATTATACGTAAGTTCTTAAATGAATTGGAAAGTATCAAATCGGTTTCGAATGAGATCCATGAATCCGAAAAAGAACAATCTTTGGGTCAAAAAGAAATGATACGGACCATGTCCCAATTAGAAAAAGACATCAACGAGATTAACGAAGATTCAGCCAACTTAAACTCGGAGATTGATCGAATCAAAACAAAGGCTTCCGAGTTAAAAGTATTGAGCAATAATTCCTAA
- the mtnP gene encoding S-methyl-5'-thioadenosine phosphorylase, translating into MGTKVKAAVIGGTGLYSLDGMELVEEVLPETPWGKPSDTIKIGKIHGKLIAFLPRHGVGHFIMPHEVPMKANICALKILGVEEIVAFSSVGSLREEIKPLDFVLPNQIIDRTRGRESTFFGKGVVAHAPFADPFSKNLSDRINKAAAKINLQIHQNKTLICMEGPLFSTRAESHMYRSWGGDIINMSVLPEAKLAREAEIAYQMICMSTDYDCWRENEEAVTAEMVMANLGKNAENAKKLLNSLIPDLGNGDDLSLKNSTKYSIITAPERRNPDTVAKLKVLFPDYL; encoded by the coding sequence ATGGGGACCAAAGTAAAAGCTGCAGTAATCGGAGGCACAGGTCTCTATAGTCTAGACGGAATGGAACTGGTAGAGGAGGTCCTTCCCGAAACTCCTTGGGGCAAACCTTCCGACACGATCAAGATCGGAAAAATACACGGCAAACTAATCGCATTTCTCCCTCGTCACGGTGTTGGACATTTTATCATGCCTCACGAAGTTCCTATGAAAGCGAACATCTGTGCACTTAAAATTTTAGGCGTGGAAGAGATAGTAGCATTCAGCTCTGTCGGAAGTTTAAGAGAAGAGATCAAACCTTTGGATTTTGTTCTTCCAAACCAGATCATAGATAGAACCCGAGGAAGAGAGTCTACATTTTTCGGAAAAGGTGTGGTCGCGCATGCGCCTTTTGCGGATCCTTTTTCCAAAAATCTAAGCGATAGAATTAATAAAGCGGCAGCAAAAATAAATCTTCAGATCCACCAAAACAAAACTTTAATTTGTATGGAAGGCCCTCTATTCTCCACGAGAGCGGAATCTCATATGTATCGTTCTTGGGGCGGGGATATTATCAATATGAGCGTTCTCCCGGAAGCAAAACTAGCAAGAGAAGCGGAGATCGCTTACCAAATGATCTGTATGTCGACCGACTACGATTGTTGGAGAGAGAACGAAGAAGCGGTCACTGCGGAAATGGTGATGGCAAACTTAGGAAAGAACGCGGAGAATGCAAAAAAACTTTTGAACTCATTGATACCTGACCTTGGGAACGGAGACGATCTAAGCCTGAAGAATAGCACTAAGTATTCTATCATTACCGCTCCGGAACGAAGAAATCCGGATACGGTTGCAAAGCTGAAAGTTTTATTCCCGGATTATCTCTGA
- a CDS encoding alpha/beta hydrolase codes for MKIQKFMLYLLSVIFVVFLGLFGLLYSNQDKLIFFPEILPEDFHFSFPYTYQEVSLELENGEKIYALFFPAQGPSKGTVLYFHGNAGSLRSWGGVAEDFVPKGWDLLITDYRGYGKSRGKLSEKGMYQDAERWYEYLKTDKLKKENEIILYGRSIGTGVAVELGTKTNPGHIILETPYTSLADLAKEYYPFVPGWFLAYSFKSENKIGKLHPAVTIIHGNEDEIIPFRQGKRLFKIALESGVKIGFLEIEGGNHNNLSFFPDYQKGLAEILESVHLNRRKSNSQR; via the coding sequence ATGAAAATCCAAAAGTTTATGCTATATCTTCTCTCGGTCATATTCGTCGTTTTTCTGGGACTCTTCGGCTTATTGTATTCCAACCAGGACAAACTGATCTTCTTTCCTGAAATTTTGCCCGAGGACTTTCACTTCTCTTTTCCTTATACGTATCAGGAAGTTTCTTTGGAATTGGAAAACGGAGAGAAAATATATGCATTATTCTTCCCTGCCCAAGGTCCCTCAAAAGGTACTGTTCTGTATTTTCATGGAAATGCTGGAAGTTTAAGAAGTTGGGGAGGTGTCGCAGAGGACTTTGTTCCGAAAGGCTGGGACCTTCTCATTACAGATTATAGAGGTTACGGTAAAAGTAGGGGAAAGTTAAGCGAGAAGGGAATGTATCAGGATGCGGAGCGTTGGTACGAATATTTAAAAACGGATAAACTAAAAAAAGAGAATGAGATTATTTTATACGGAAGATCTATCGGAACAGGAGTAGCAGTGGAATTAGGGACCAAAACAAATCCAGGTCATATTATATTAGAAACTCCTTATACTTCTCTGGCTGATCTGGCAAAGGAATATTATCCGTTCGTACCTGGATGGTTTTTAGCTTATTCCTTCAAGTCTGAGAATAAGATCGGAAAATTACATCCTGCTGTCACGATTATACATGGGAATGAAGACGAGATCATTCCTTTCCGACAAGGAAAAAGATTATTCAAGATCGCATTAGAATCCGGCGTTAAAATAGGATTTTTGGAAATAGAAGGAGGAAATCATAATAATCTCTCCTTCTTTCCGGATTATCAAAAAGGATTGGCTGAAATTTTAGAATCGGTCCATCTAAACCGAAGAAAATCAAACTCTCAGAGATAA
- a CDS encoding alkaline phosphatase D family protein, which translates to MRRRLLLSSTSLLILLFGFFYIDFAIYGKSQSTDTASPSNIQSGPMLGYSTHKEVKIWVQTKNPSKVYAKYFISGNPGQSHITRELNTEHQKGNVAHLIADILEPGKTYEYLIYVNGKLEEPKSEQKFRTQPIWIGKPSGPPDIKFALGSCAFVNDPKYDTQAKPYGGEYHIYQSISAQKPDFMLWMGDNIYLREPDWESRTGFIYRYTEQRSLAELQPLLANVHHYAIWDDHDWGPNDGDASFWMGATAEEIFKLFWANPNYSKKGIYGSFTWGDAQFFLMDDRSFRTANDNKTGSRSFFGEEQLDWLVNGLAFSKATFKFVVVGGQVLNPLSVFENYSTYSEEREKLLSKISKLKIKNLIFLTGDRHFTELSYIQEGFEYPAYDFTVSPLTSSTHPPITEKNPLRIEGTLVDDKRNFGTIEITGPLKQRSLVFRVFDSFGKELWSRDIKAK; encoded by the coding sequence ATGAGACGCAGATTGCTTTTATCATCCACCTCTTTGTTGATTTTACTGTTTGGATTCTTTTACATCGATTTCGCAATTTATGGAAAAAGTCAGTCAACCGACACAGCTTCGCCTTCTAACATCCAATCGGGTCCTATGTTAGGTTACTCGACCCATAAGGAAGTGAAAATTTGGGTCCAGACTAAGAATCCTTCTAAAGTATACGCGAAATATTTTATTTCCGGAAATCCAGGCCAAAGCCACATAACTCGAGAGTTAAATACTGAGCATCAAAAAGGAAACGTCGCTCATCTGATCGCAGATATATTGGAACCGGGAAAAACGTACGAATATCTGATTTATGTGAATGGAAAACTCGAAGAACCTAAGTCGGAGCAAAAATTCAGAACACAACCCATTTGGATAGGAAAACCAAGCGGTCCTCCGGATATCAAATTCGCCTTAGGTAGTTGTGCTTTCGTAAACGATCCTAAATACGATACACAAGCAAAACCGTACGGGGGAGAATATCATATCTATCAATCTATCTCAGCTCAAAAGCCGGACTTCATGCTTTGGATGGGAGATAATATTTATCTAAGAGAACCTGATTGGGAATCTCGAACAGGATTCATTTACCGCTATACGGAACAGAGATCCTTAGCGGAACTCCAACCGCTGCTAGCGAATGTCCATCATTATGCGATATGGGACGACCATGACTGGGGACCGAATGACGGGGACGCTTCTTTTTGGATGGGAGCTACCGCAGAAGAAATTTTCAAACTATTTTGGGCAAATCCGAACTATTCAAAAAAAGGAATATATGGTTCTTTCACTTGGGGGGATGCACAATTCTTTCTGATGGACGACCGCAGTTTCAGGACTGCAAACGACAATAAGACCGGGTCCAGATCATTTTTCGGAGAAGAACAATTGGATTGGTTGGTGAATGGCTTGGCATTCTCCAAAGCAACTTTCAAATTTGTTGTAGTAGGCGGACAGGTTTTAAATCCTTTATCCGTTTTTGAAAATTATTCAACCTATTCGGAAGAAAGGGAAAAACTTCTTTCCAAAATCTCTAAATTAAAGATAAAAAACCTGATATTTTTGACCGGGGATAGGCACTTTACGGAATTATCATATATTCAGGAAGGATTTGAATATCCGGCATATGATTTTACTGTTTCTCCTTTAACTTCTTCTACTCATCCACCGATTACGGAAAAAAATCCTTTAAGGATCGAAGGTACTCTTGTGGATGATAAAAGGAATTTCGGAACGATAGAGATTACAGGTCCTTTAAAACAAAGGAGTTTGGTGTTCAGAGTTTTCGATTCTTTCGGCAAAGAGCTTTGGTCCAGAGATATTAAGGCCAAATGA
- a CDS encoding methyl-accepting chemotaxis protein, translating to MTRGESRKLRWRLTLGLELLTSVLAVPLAVLFIIAAGAYDFSKAIALIGSSTVVLTSSYFFPTLRFLYLGKLLSNLEPNNWEKLNTKGKVEVKKKLLNFPLLNTGFYIVQWSYGIPAAWKLMHFFFIPEFFESAPFLLLPLIIYPTLGISHFFLTESVLSEVLESDKLNGLPLEEKDIRKVSIFARIISTIASIALLPVVIFGYLLVEETSGWLKLGDVTLALSLTILFMVITLTISSYLLASSIRRNSKNMMNAFVEMSQGELEILLPMVSTDELGRSSKMLNDFVKRLRIVVKTVIKESEKLSQSSKVLESKTKDLSIKMQEQAASTEQMSSGVEEIAASIQSTSSRAESQSSTVEQATASLAELEDRIRNVHTSLMDTKNDAERMRLETSNGESALQSTRNAMAEIESNTAKMEASVNVIHEITDRIGLLSLNAAIEAARAGEAGKGFAVVAQEISKLGEQTQENAKRIRTTLAEAVKATNSGREVLGNTEVAFRRIGDTAQNTSQRILQVSSLSESQLVASAQVKNAFSELIRSAEEIRNHTKEQSQTSLEFSKTIGSISEATEFLNGIVNDIDSLAEKLAQQASSLKKEVEFFKT from the coding sequence ATGACGAGGGGAGAATCTAGAAAACTCAGATGGAGACTGACCTTAGGCTTGGAGCTATTAACTTCCGTCCTTGCCGTCCCTTTGGCGGTTCTATTTATTATCGCGGCTGGAGCTTACGATTTCAGTAAGGCCATCGCACTGATCGGATCGTCCACAGTAGTATTAACCTCCTCTTATTTTTTCCCAACACTTCGATTTTTGTATTTAGGGAAGCTCTTATCCAACTTGGAGCCGAATAATTGGGAGAAGTTGAACACAAAGGGAAAAGTAGAAGTTAAGAAAAAGCTTCTGAACTTCCCTCTTCTGAATACCGGGTTTTATATCGTGCAGTGGAGTTATGGGATCCCGGCGGCCTGGAAACTGATGCATTTTTTCTTTATCCCCGAATTTTTCGAGTCTGCTCCGTTCTTACTCTTACCTCTGATCATTTATCCTACTTTAGGGATTTCTCATTTCTTTTTAACAGAATCGGTATTATCCGAAGTATTGGAATCCGACAAATTGAACGGACTTCCATTAGAAGAAAAAGACATACGCAAAGTCTCTATCTTTGCTAGGATCATTTCTACGATTGCATCCATCGCGCTATTGCCTGTTGTGATCTTCGGTTATCTTTTAGTGGAAGAGACTTCAGGTTGGCTAAAATTAGGAGATGTTACTTTAGCGCTTTCTCTCACCATTCTTTTTATGGTGATCACCCTTACTATTTCTTCCTACCTATTAGCCTCTAGTATACGTAGGAATTCCAAAAATATGATGAATGCATTTGTCGAAATGTCCCAAGGGGAGTTGGAGATCCTACTCCCTATGGTTTCCACGGATGAGTTGGGAAGAAGTAGCAAGATGCTAAACGATTTTGTAAAACGGCTTCGAATCGTCGTTAAAACGGTTATCAAAGAATCGGAAAAACTTTCCCAAAGCTCCAAGGTATTGGAGAGTAAAACGAAAGATCTCTCCATAAAAATGCAAGAGCAAGCAGCTTCTACGGAACAAATGAGTTCGGGGGTAGAAGAAATTGCGGCATCCATTCAATCCACTTCTTCCAGAGCGGAAAGTCAATCTAGTACCGTAGAACAAGCGACAGCGTCTCTTGCGGAACTGGAAGACAGGATTCGTAACGTCCACACTTCTCTTATGGATACGAAAAACGATGCGGAAAGAATGAGATTAGAAACTTCTAATGGAGAATCGGCCTTACAATCCACTCGAAATGCAATGGCTGAGATAGAATCCAATACCGCCAAAATGGAAGCAAGTGTAAACGTGATCCATGAGATTACGGATAGGATCGGACTTCTTTCCTTGAATGCGGCCATCGAAGCCGCTCGCGCAGGAGAAGCAGGAAAAGGTTTTGCAGTGGTAGCACAGGAAATCTCCAAACTGGGAGAACAGACCCAAGAGAACGCAAAAAGGATCCGGACAACCTTGGCGGAGGCAGTAAAGGCAACTAACTCAGGAAGGGAAGTTTTAGGAAATACAGAAGTGGCTTTCAGAAGAATAGGAGACACTGCCCAAAACACTTCGCAGAGAATTTTACAAGTTTCTTCCTTATCCGAATCTCAATTAGTGGCAAGCGCTCAAGTAAAGAACGCTTTTTCAGAACTGATAAGATCCGCGGAAGAGATCCGAAATCATACAAAAGAGCAATCCCAAACTTCTTTAGAATTTTCTAAAACAATTGGGAGCATCTCGGAAGCTACCGAATTTTTGAATGGAATAGTAAACGATATCGACTCTCTTGCGGAGAAACTTGCCCAGCAGGCAAGTTCTTTGAAAAAGGAAGTGGAATTCTTTAAGACCTAA
- a CDS encoding PAS domain S-box protein, with translation MESSVSQLSILRQFFERIGDGVLVFSASGNLIEANPAALQILGYSSKELKEIDFNLISDIRNGIFESLKKEEKTNWYLGYFLLKSKEIRTFYCQGFKIQGEADSETTTWIHIRSPKQQSELSKEDITHPEIGWRALEKFFDMNPLPMAITEIETGKYLKVNKQFCIQVKYSEDEIVGKSALELGFWSSEKTRSDIVEAIKKEGFVRDIELRFTNKLGEEFWGLFSAHPIEYAGSLKLLTITVPITDRVKEEVEKQKLLEELKENQEILKQTIRLNPTAITLSKLDGTYLDANDLFLSLIGKTSEEIIGKSPADLGVYYDLSDREIIRGLLLQKGAVDNLEVKMGTADGKVRSILFSARVIEAGGEKKILAVGHDITHIKEAQADLESLASELEKSKELFQRLFQLIPSAVVLTDLVSRKIIDVNERFLEFIKLKRSDVIGKLSPDIKIWDYDPDRRTEIYKQLEEKGEVSNIETVFKASDGTAMPVLYSGRVVKLNGRPHVISLATDIRDRLEAEEQTRRLNAEVRHNKELFEKIFQMNPAAVSLSDLETGTYREINQEYCDLIGYTREEIIGKTSFELGIWKGPLDRAKIRKELEEVGWSKNIEATINRSDNTERHVISGNRVFKIGDKMMLLALLIDVTDKKKVEQERDQYLHQLEESKDLFEKVFDLNPDTICISDLETGKYINVNSMFYDLFGYTKEEAIGKNSIDLGIWPDPDVKHRLIDRIREEGILRDIDIPFVRKDGTHIDSIFSGRIVNLVGKPAIVAITKDNTAGKAAAREKEEENLKLSKQARVLLNMAIDPDFASGNISAGLNNIVRMCTETLGCDRASIWLFSDKEKTIWSLVSGWDQKFLTYMDPATMDLKQYPKYFASMKTERFVDAYDVVNDPRTSEFAESYSIPLGIQSLLDAPIFLRGGIYGVICLEHRGALRRWKGYEQQFVVTVAEQVTQLLLNSERREAKEELENAVRIRTSELASALDNLKKTQDQLILSEKMAALGQLVAGIAHEINNPLGAISALSGELRAYLDSSPERLKKLGPFFAEAEPGYIKRLSEFIRAGISNKEVQVSREERRNVLKKLKNSLSELGFENPYDLADRLMDVGLYHSTEEFPEIFEGKTNLALLDFAIEEIQTYKNAASIRLAVDRTSKIVYALKSFAHIDSGEGKIETDLAENIETVLTIYHNQIKNGVEVELDFQARPIIYAYPDDLIQVWTNLIYNSLQAMQFKGKIKISILDSDSDVSVSISDNGPGIPADIKSKIFDPFYTTKAPGEGSGLGLDISRRIVLKHGGRIEFNSKPGKTVFKVILPKT, from the coding sequence TTGGAATCTTCCGTTTCACAGCTTAGTATCCTCAGGCAGTTTTTCGAAAGGATCGGAGACGGAGTTCTTGTATTTTCCGCATCCGGAAATCTGATCGAAGCAAATCCTGCCGCATTGCAGATCTTGGGCTATTCTTCCAAAGAGTTGAAAGAGATAGATTTTAACCTGATCTCCGATATCCGGAACGGGATTTTTGAAAGTCTTAAAAAAGAAGAAAAAACTAACTGGTACTTAGGTTACTTTTTACTTAAAAGTAAAGAGATTAGGACGTTCTACTGCCAGGGTTTTAAGATCCAAGGCGAGGCCGATTCCGAAACTACGACTTGGATCCATATTCGTTCTCCCAAACAACAAAGCGAACTTTCAAAAGAAGATATAACTCATCCAGAAATAGGATGGAGAGCGCTCGAAAAATTTTTCGATATGAACCCTTTGCCTATGGCGATCACAGAGATTGAAACGGGTAAATATCTTAAAGTAAACAAGCAGTTTTGTATCCAAGTAAAATATTCCGAAGATGAAATCGTGGGCAAAAGCGCTTTAGAACTTGGCTTCTGGAGTTCTGAAAAAACTAGATCGGATATAGTAGAAGCCATAAAAAAAGAGGGTTTTGTCAGAGATATAGAATTACGTTTTACGAATAAATTGGGAGAAGAATTTTGGGGACTCTTCTCAGCCCACCCAATAGAATATGCAGGTTCTTTAAAACTTTTAACGATCACTGTGCCTATCACGGATCGAGTAAAAGAAGAAGTAGAAAAACAAAAACTTTTAGAGGAACTAAAAGAGAATCAGGAAATACTAAAACAGACCATTCGATTAAATCCTACCGCGATCACTCTCTCCAAATTGGATGGAACCTATCTGGATGCTAACGATCTATTCTTAAGTTTAATAGGAAAAACGAGCGAAGAAATCATAGGTAAGTCGCCTGCGGATCTGGGAGTTTACTACGATCTAAGTGATCGAGAGATCATCCGAGGACTTCTGCTCCAGAAAGGAGCCGTAGACAATCTAGAAGTTAAGATGGGCACCGCAGACGGAAAAGTCAGATCTATTTTGTTCTCCGCTAGAGTTATAGAAGCCGGCGGTGAAAAAAAGATTCTAGCGGTAGGTCATGATATCACTCATATCAAAGAGGCGCAAGCGGACTTAGAAAGTCTTGCTTCCGAACTTGAAAAGAGTAAAGAACTTTTCCAAAGATTATTCCAATTAATTCCTTCCGCAGTGGTTCTCACTGATCTGGTTTCCAGAAAGATCATAGATGTGAACGAAAGGTTTTTAGAATTCATAAAACTGAAAAGATCGGATGTGATCGGAAAACTGTCTCCCGATATCAAGATTTGGGATTACGATCCTGATAGAAGAACGGAAATTTATAAACAACTAGAGGAGAAGGGAGAAGTTAGTAATATAGAGACCGTTTTCAAAGCCTCCGATGGGACTGCGATGCCTGTTCTGTATTCGGGAAGGGTCGTAAAATTAAACGGAAGACCTCATGTTATATCTCTTGCAACGGATATAAGAGACCGCCTGGAAGCGGAAGAACAGACCAGAAGATTGAATGCGGAGGTCCGGCATAATAAGGAACTCTTCGAGAAAATTTTCCAAATGAATCCGGCTGCGGTTTCTCTTTCCGATCTGGAAACCGGAACTTATAGAGAGATTAACCAAGAATATTGCGATCTTATCGGATACACAAGAGAAGAGATCATAGGAAAAACTTCCTTCGAGTTAGGAATCTGGAAAGGTCCTCTAGACAGAGCAAAAATCCGCAAAGAATTGGAAGAAGTAGGCTGGTCCAAAAATATAGAAGCTACTATTAATCGATCCGACAATACTGAAAGGCATGTAATTTCGGGAAACAGAGTCTTTAAGATCGGAGATAAGATGATGCTTCTGGCTCTTCTCATCGACGTAACAGATAAGAAAAAAGTTGAGCAGGAAAGAGATCAATATCTTCACCAGTTGGAGGAGAGTAAGGATCTTTTTGAAAAAGTATTCGATCTTAATCCGGATACGATTTGCATTTCCGATCTAGAAACTGGAAAGTATATTAACGTAAACTCGATGTTCTATGACCTATTCGGTTACACAAAAGAAGAAGCAATCGGAAAAAATTCTATAGATCTTGGGATTTGGCCCGATCCAGATGTCAAACATAGGCTCATTGATCGGATAAGAGAAGAAGGTATATTAAGAGATATTGATATTCCTTTTGTACGAAAAGATGGAACTCATATAGATTCCATTTTCTCAGGCCGGATCGTAAACTTGGTCGGAAAGCCCGCTATTGTCGCCATCACAAAGGATAATACCGCAGGAAAAGCGGCAGCACGGGAAAAAGAAGAAGAAAACTTAAAATTATCCAAACAAGCTAGAGTTCTGTTAAATATGGCGATTGATCCGGATTTTGCTTCCGGTAATATTTCCGCCGGTTTGAATAATATAGTCAGAATGTGTACTGAAACTTTGGGATGTGACCGTGCTTCTATTTGGCTTTTCTCAGATAAGGAAAAAACAATCTGGTCTTTAGTCTCGGGTTGGGACCAAAAATTTCTGACTTATATGGATCCAGCTACGATGGATCTAAAACAATATCCTAAATATTTTGCCTCGATGAAGACGGAAAGATTCGTGGATGCATACGATGTGGTCAACGATCCCAGGACTTCCGAGTTTGCGGAATCTTACAGTATTCCTCTTGGAATCCAATCCTTGTTGGATGCTCCCATCTTTTTAAGAGGTGGGATTTACGGAGTTATCTGCTTAGAACATAGGGGCGCTCTTCGTAGATGGAAAGGATATGAGCAACAGTTCGTAGTTACAGTTGCAGAACAGGTCACTCAATTATTATTAAATTCCGAAAGAAGAGAAGCTAAGGAAGAATTAGAGAATGCGGTTCGTATCCGAACTTCAGAGTTAGCTTCCGCTTTGGATAATTTGAAAAAAACCCAGGACCAACTCATTCTTTCTGAAAAGATGGCGGCTCTTGGACAACTGGTTGCGGGTATAGCGCATGAGATCAATAACCCGTTGGGAGCCATCTCAGCTTTGAGCGGTGAATTGAGAGCTTATTTGGATTCTTCTCCGGAACGTCTAAAAAAATTGGGTCCATTCTTTGCCGAAGCGGAGCCGGGTTATATCAAGAGACTATCTGAGTTTATTCGTGCGGGAATTTCAAATAAGGAAGTTCAGGTCTCAAGAGAAGAAAGAAGAAACGTTTTAAAGAAATTAAAGAATTCTTTGAGTGAGCTTGGTTTCGAAAATCCTTACGATCTTGCCGACAGATTGATGGACGTTGGTCTTTATCATTCCACGGAAGAATTCCCTGAAATTTTCGAGGGTAAAACAAATCTTGCTCTTCTGGATTTTGCGATAGAGGAGATCCAAACATATAAAAATGCGGCATCGATTCGTTTAGCAGTGGATAGAACTTCCAAGATCGTTTATGCTCTCAAAAGTTTTGCTCATATTGACTCCGGAGAAGGTAAGATCGAAACGGATCTTGCGGAGAATATCGAAACTGTTCTTACTATCTATCATAATCAGATCAAAAATGGAGTAGAAGTCGAATTAGACTTCCAAGCAAGGCCGATCATATATGCGTATCCTGATGACTTGATCCAGGTCTGGACAAATTTAATTTACAACTCCTTGCAAGCCATGCAGTTTAAAGGAAAGATCAAAATATCCATTTTAGATTCAGACTCGGATGTTTCCGTTTCGATTTCGGATAACGGTCCCGGTATTCCGGCAGATATTAAATCTAAAATATTCGATCCTTTTTACACGACCAAGGCTCCCGGTGAGGGCAGCGGTCTAGGTCTTGATATTTCCAGAAGGATCGTTTTAAAACACGGAGGAAGAATAGAATTTAACTCCAAGCCTGGAAAAACCGTATTCAAGGTAATCCTTCCCAAAACTTGA